In Candidatus Flexicrinis affinis, the following proteins share a genomic window:
- a CDS encoding aminoglycoside 6-adenylyltransferase, translated as MAVSSRTVRRVWSSSPGQPDGLAAMTTDPDSIGAFFDTIKRDIVAWAAGVDDVRAVLVTGSQARQRNPADAYSDLDLELFVRDDFADHAAWIEQVKGYAPVWAVVEEQQDEQRGWLILYEGGLKLDFSTAPVSVLRQLVEEQRLWNSHLRGYDILLDKDGLAARLPAPRPFDVPPFEPPDANAFSQAVDTYFYGAVYVAKQIARHNLWKVKWADQNQQNCLLTMLVWHAQATAAEPIDTWSRGDFMRSWVRDDIWGALHSVFAHFDAPSSWRALFSSIALYTRLARETAAQWAFDFPETRLSAITDYVEQLYAGED; from the coding sequence ATGGCGGTGAGTTCGAGGACGGTGCGCCGCGTATGGTCGTCATCGCCCGGCCAGCCTGACGGATTAGCGGCGATGACGACCGATCCGGACAGCATTGGGGCGTTCTTCGATACCATCAAGCGCGATATTGTGGCATGGGCCGCAGGCGTGGACGACGTGCGGGCGGTGCTTGTCACCGGATCGCAGGCGCGCCAGCGCAACCCGGCCGACGCGTATTCCGACCTCGATCTCGAGCTGTTCGTCCGGGACGACTTCGCAGACCATGCCGCGTGGATTGAGCAGGTCAAAGGCTATGCGCCGGTGTGGGCGGTTGTCGAGGAACAGCAGGACGAGCAGCGCGGCTGGCTGATCCTGTACGAAGGCGGTCTGAAGCTCGACTTCTCGACCGCGCCGGTGTCGGTACTGCGCCAGCTGGTCGAGGAACAGCGGCTGTGGAACAGTCACCTGCGCGGTTACGACATCCTGCTCGACAAGGACGGGCTGGCGGCTAGACTGCCCGCCCCGCGCCCGTTCGATGTCCCGCCGTTCGAGCCGCCGGACGCCAACGCATTCTCACAGGCGGTCGACACCTACTTCTACGGCGCGGTGTATGTCGCCAAGCAGATCGCGCGGCACAACCTGTGGAAGGTCAAGTGGGCCGATCAGAACCAGCAAAACTGCCTGCTGACGATGCTGGTCTGGCACGCGCAAGCCACCGCCGCCGAGCCGATCGATACGTGGTCGCGCGGGGACTTCATGCGCAGTTGGGTACGGGACGACATCTGGGGTGCGCTGCACAGCGTGTTTGCGCATTTCGACGCACCCAGCAGTTGGCGCGCGCTGTTCTCCTCGATTGCGCTGTATACGCGGCTCGCGCGGGAGACCGCCGCCCAGTGGGCGTTCGACTTTCCCGAGACGCGCCTGAGCGCCATCACGGATTACGTCGAACAGTTGTACGCCGGCGAGGACTAA
- a CDS encoding class I SAM-dependent methyltransferase yields MSGFYAQIARYYDAENTDKNDDLPFYLELAQDIDGPILDVGCGTGRVMFPLARAGYDVHGIDNEPRMLERARALLDAEQELTDRMHFHEGDARTFKFPVKFGLTLVPYNGLMHFLDQDSQITVLRHLRECTRDDGLLVLDLPNAGDVYATEDTDGLIFERTFLEPETGHLVMQQSISTLDRTMQTLQVTWIYDEITADGTVKRTFAPLRLYYYFYSEIKLLLMMTGWEVTTVYGDLDGGEFEDGAPRMVVIARPA; encoded by the coding sequence GTGAGCGGTTTCTACGCCCAAATTGCACGCTACTACGACGCCGAGAACACCGACAAGAACGACGACTTGCCGTTCTACCTTGAGCTGGCGCAGGACATCGACGGGCCGATCCTCGACGTAGGATGTGGCACCGGCCGTGTGATGTTCCCGCTGGCGCGCGCCGGCTACGACGTTCACGGCATCGACAACGAGCCGCGCATGCTGGAACGCGCCCGCGCCCTGCTCGACGCCGAGCAGGAGCTGACCGACCGCATGCACTTTCACGAAGGCGATGCGCGTACGTTCAAGTTCCCCGTCAAGTTCGGCCTGACGCTCGTCCCGTATAACGGCCTGATGCACTTCCTCGATCAGGACTCGCAGATCACCGTGCTGCGCCACCTGCGCGAATGCACCCGCGACGATGGATTGCTCGTGCTCGACTTGCCCAACGCCGGTGACGTGTATGCCACCGAGGACACCGACGGGCTGATCTTCGAGCGCACCTTCCTTGAGCCAGAGACCGGCCATCTTGTCATGCAGCAGTCTATCAGCACGCTTGACCGCACCATGCAGACGCTTCAAGTGACGTGGATTTACGACGAGATCACCGCCGACGGCACGGTGAAGCGGACGTTTGCGCCGCTGCGCCTGTACTACTACTTCTACAGCGAAATCAAGCTGCTGCTGATGATGACCGGTTGGGAAGTGACTACGGTCTACGGCGACCTCGATGGCGGTGAGTTCGAGGACGGTGCGCCGCGTATGGTCGTCATCGCCCGGCCAGCCTGA
- a CDS encoding enoyl-CoA hydratase/isomerase family protein, whose amino-acid sequence MSGDVLLDRDADGIAVLTFNRPHVRNALTLESMIRFHGLIESLAGDLSLRALILTGAGRDAFCSGGDLIDLQGRPTEADAREFIAIMGDALATMERLPVPVIAAIHGYALGGGSEIAVACDLRIVDEAAQMGFVQIRMALTPGWGAGQRLMRIVGYSRALSILLEGRPMGADELLAFGLAHHVAPRAQALDEALTLARRIVQHPPAVITAIKRVLWAGLTQPYADALRTERELFPALWAAEDHLRAVETFLNRR is encoded by the coding sequence ATGAGTGGGGATGTCCTGCTCGACCGTGACGCCGACGGCATCGCCGTCCTGACGTTCAATCGGCCCCACGTCCGCAACGCGCTCACCCTCGAGTCGATGATTCGGTTCCACGGGCTGATTGAGTCGCTGGCCGGTGACCTGTCGCTGCGCGCCCTGATCCTGACCGGGGCAGGGCGCGATGCGTTCTGTTCCGGCGGCGACTTGATCGACCTGCAAGGCCGCCCGACCGAGGCCGATGCGCGTGAATTCATCGCCATTATGGGCGATGCGCTGGCAACCATGGAGCGCCTGCCGGTGCCGGTCATCGCTGCCATTCACGGTTACGCGCTGGGCGGCGGAAGCGAAATCGCCGTCGCCTGCGACCTGCGCATTGTCGACGAGGCCGCGCAGATGGGCTTTGTGCAGATTCGCATGGCGCTCACGCCGGGGTGGGGCGCCGGCCAGCGGCTCATGCGCATCGTCGGTTACAGCCGTGCATTGTCGATCCTGCTCGAAGGCCGGCCCATGGGCGCGGACGAGCTGTTGGCCTTTGGGCTGGCGCATCATGTTGCGCCGCGCGCGCAGGCGCTGGACGAAGCCCTGACACTCGCCCGGCGTATCGTCCAGCACCCGCCGGCGGTCATTACGGCGATCAAGCGCGTGCTGTGGGCGGGGTTGACACAGCCGTACGCCGACGCGCTGCGCACCGAACGCGAGCTGTTCCCAGCGCTGTGGGCCGCCGAAGACCACTTGCGCGCGGTGGAGACATTCCTGAACCGCCGCTAG
- the glgB gene encoding 1,4-alpha-glucan branching protein GlgB, with the protein MALDAEIHPDAVAALIEGRHGAPFDVLGPHAVDGGVAVRVFRPWAKELAVVLPDGTQHSMEKVHADGLFSAVVDGAVAEGFTYRLKQADFDGVTTEVDDPYRFGPLMTDFDLYLWGEGNLLYAYDSFGAHIVEHEGVRGVNFVVWAPNALRISIIGNFNRWDERSLPMRMRTGGVWELFVPGIAEGEVYRYEIRSHNQGWRFQKSDPFAFFCEVRPANASIVTELSGYRWGDSAWMEARAQGDPLKKPMAVYEVHLGSWQRHDDGSWLTYAELADKLIAYVKDMGYTHIELMPVTEYPYDGSWGYQVTGYFAATSRYGTPHQLMALIDAAHQAGIGVILDWVPAHFPKDGHGLNYFDGTHLYEHDHPLQREHPDWGTLIFNFGRNEVRNFLIASALFWLKEYHIDGLRVDAVSSIIYLDFSREHGQWIPNRYGGRENLEAIMFLRQFNEVVHREAPGAITVAEESTAWPMVSRPVYVGGLGFTFKWNMGWMHDTLEYLKADPVYRRWKHDKITFSLFYAFSENFVLSLSHDEVVHLKGSMINKVPGDWWQKFATLRLLFGYMYTHPGKKLNFMGSEIGQWREWSEARQLDWHLLSWDTHQSLQNWCKRLNAFYRDEPSLWQHDYDFDGFKWIDANDNENSVYSYIRYADDKDDMLIVVASWTPVVRHDYRIGVPKPGTYREVLNSDASEFGGGNVGNPEPLHSQEHRHHEWEHSLTLTVPPLAVIVLRPDREAKRDPETVEAPAFVTLPPPADPDANVGIVG; encoded by the coding sequence ATGGCTTTGGACGCGGAGATTCATCCCGATGCAGTGGCGGCGCTCATCGAAGGACGGCACGGCGCGCCGTTTGACGTCCTTGGCCCGCATGCGGTTGATGGCGGCGTTGCCGTTCGGGTATTTCGGCCGTGGGCGAAGGAACTCGCCGTCGTGCTGCCGGACGGCACCCAGCATTCGATGGAAAAAGTACATGCCGATGGGCTGTTTTCGGCTGTTGTTGACGGTGCGGTAGCGGAAGGGTTCACATACCGCCTGAAGCAGGCCGATTTCGACGGTGTGACCACCGAGGTCGACGACCCGTACCGTTTCGGCCCATTGATGACCGACTTCGATCTCTACCTGTGGGGCGAGGGCAACCTGCTGTACGCCTACGACTCGTTCGGCGCGCACATAGTCGAACACGAGGGCGTACGCGGCGTGAACTTCGTAGTCTGGGCGCCGAACGCGTTGCGGATCAGCATCATTGGCAACTTCAACCGTTGGGACGAGCGCAGCCTGCCGATGCGCATGCGCACAGGCGGGGTATGGGAGTTGTTCGTCCCCGGCATCGCCGAAGGCGAGGTTTACCGCTACGAAATCCGTTCGCACAATCAGGGTTGGCGCTTCCAGAAATCCGACCCGTTCGCCTTCTTCTGCGAGGTGCGGCCCGCCAACGCGTCGATCGTCACCGAGCTATCCGGCTACCGCTGGGGCGACAGCGCGTGGATGGAAGCGCGCGCGCAGGGCGATCCGCTCAAGAAACCGATGGCTGTTTACGAGGTGCATCTGGGGAGTTGGCAGCGCCACGACGATGGTTCGTGGCTGACCTACGCCGAACTGGCCGACAAGCTCATCGCTTACGTCAAGGACATGGGCTACACGCACATCGAACTGATGCCGGTGACCGAGTACCCGTACGACGGCAGTTGGGGCTATCAGGTGACCGGCTATTTCGCCGCCACCAGCCGCTATGGCACGCCACATCAGCTTATGGCGCTGATCGACGCGGCGCATCAGGCCGGCATTGGCGTGATCCTCGACTGGGTGCCGGCGCACTTCCCCAAGGACGGCCACGGCCTCAACTACTTCGACGGCACGCATCTCTACGAGCACGACCATCCGCTGCAGCGCGAACACCCCGACTGGGGGACGCTGATCTTTAACTTCGGCCGCAACGAGGTGCGCAATTTCCTGATCGCCAGCGCGTTGTTCTGGCTCAAGGAGTACCACATCGACGGCCTGCGCGTGGACGCCGTGTCGTCGATCATCTATCTCGACTTCTCGCGCGAGCACGGGCAGTGGATCCCCAACCGCTACGGCGGGCGGGAGAACCTCGAAGCGATCATGTTCCTGCGCCAGTTCAACGAGGTTGTCCACCGCGAAGCGCCGGGGGCGATCACCGTCGCTGAAGAGTCGACCGCATGGCCGATGGTGTCGCGACCGGTCTACGTAGGCGGCCTCGGCTTCACGTTCAAGTGGAACATGGGCTGGATGCACGACACGCTCGAGTATCTCAAGGCCGACCCGGTCTACCGGCGCTGGAAGCACGACAAAATCACGTTCAGCCTGTTCTACGCCTTCAGCGAAAACTTCGTGCTGTCGCTCAGCCATGACGAGGTCGTCCACCTCAAAGGCTCGATGATCAACAAGGTGCCGGGCGACTGGTGGCAGAAGTTCGCCACCCTGCGCCTGCTGTTCGGCTATATGTACACCCACCCGGGCAAGAAGCTCAACTTCATGGGCTCGGAGATCGGTCAATGGCGCGAGTGGAGCGAGGCGCGCCAGCTTGATTGGCACCTGCTGTCGTGGGACACCCATCAGTCGCTGCAGAACTGGTGCAAGCGGCTTAACGCGTTCTACCGTGACGAACCGTCGCTGTGGCAGCACGACTACGATTTCGACGGGTTCAAGTGGATCGACGCCAACGACAACGAGAACAGTGTCTACAGCTACATCCGCTACGCCGATGACAAAGACGACATGCTGATCGTCGTCGCGAGCTGGACGCCGGTCGTCAGGCACGACTACCGGATCGGCGTGCCGAAGCCCGGCACCTACCGTGAAGTCCTCAACAGTGACGCGTCCGAATTTGGCGGCGGCAACGTCGGTAATCCCGAACCGCTGCACAGCCAAGAACACCGCCACCACGAGTGGGAACACAGCCTGACGCTGACCGTTCCACCGTTGGCGGTGATCGTGCTGAGGCCCGACCGCGAGGCGAAGCGCGATCCTGAAACGGTCGAAGCGCCAGCCTTTGTGACCCTGCCGCCCCCGGCCGACCCGGACGCCAACGTTGGAATTGTCGGATGA
- a CDS encoding TetR family transcriptional regulator: protein MARKPAEQAVSREDILHAAAEVLRRNGYEGTTMKDIAAQVNLTAASLYHHFENKDVLLLAVLELGLQYVAHEIEAVVADVSMTCTDKLRRIVHIHIANQTENRPAGVAMVYEVRHIVAQQPRGGLSDEAIAEYNARRTSFFAERRRFEALFQRVVHEGIEAGEFRQVDVPVVVKTILGANNWVSVWYTEGGRLSGEQIAEEIAELFVRALRP, encoded by the coding sequence GTGGCCCGCAAACCCGCCGAACAAGCCGTCAGCCGTGAGGACATCCTCCACGCGGCGGCCGAAGTCTTGCGCCGCAACGGTTACGAAGGCACGACGATGAAGGACATCGCCGCGCAGGTCAACTTGACCGCGGCGAGCCTGTATCATCACTTCGAGAACAAGGACGTGCTGCTGTTGGCTGTGCTGGAGTTAGGCTTGCAGTACGTCGCCCATGAGATCGAGGCCGTCGTCGCTGACGTGTCCATGACCTGCACGGACAAGCTGCGCCGAATCGTCCACATCCACATCGCCAACCAGACCGAGAACCGCCCCGCCGGTGTGGCGATGGTATACGAAGTGCGGCATATCGTGGCGCAGCAGCCGCGCGGGGGTCTATCGGATGAGGCGATCGCCGAGTACAACGCGCGCCGCACCAGCTTTTTCGCCGAACGCCGGCGGTTTGAGGCGTTGTTCCAGCGCGTCGTTCACGAGGGGATCGAAGCGGGCGAGTTTCGGCAGGTCGATGTGCCGGTCGTCGTCAAAACGATCCTCGGCGCGAACAACTGGGTGTCGGTGTGGTACACCGAAGGCGGCCGCCTAAGCGGGGAGCAGATCGCCGAGGAAATTGCCGAATTGTTCGTGAGGGCGCTGCGTCCGTGA
- a CDS encoding SMC family ATPase, which produces MKPIRLELKNFLPYQVPDPLRFDGIHLACLTGPNGAGKSSVLDAITWVLWGTARSKRDDELIHQGQTEMHVQFDFEQDDVLYRVIRRRSKKGKTGSTELTLLAMNDEQWNLISEPSIRQTEKKIVDILHLSYDTFVHSAFLQQGRADAFTTRTPAERKSILGEILGLEQWLKYEAAAKERYNALEREVDLNRREIESIEIELARRPSLEADKALAEASVREAEEALALAQQRLDVVRDAPDALRRAQADRKDRVDRELDLKRQQDEAEHEMARWAGEIDECLQIVARRADIEGGYDSLQSAREADRSLRDKLDALTDIDRKRADLNSQLNTIRARLDAEIERLERSIDDQQAVIDADPSAELESVQAELRALNEAEARRADMQREETRIREEIAEHKARLETVGQEGKDMVERQAKLEATDSATCPLCGQELTPEHRAEMLAQLEVDIVAHRERYRASRDRAKELDDRLKQQERELKQLTATLAGMAKLQERAGHLSASAAAVAQAAGRKAEDAQQLETLIAQRDTGDYGYDVREALAALDAEAAALGYDKGEHDATRRTLDDYMQYERLKVRLESALEQLPKFEQSRANAEARRDRLALNLSTLAGEIEQIDIQLAGLEERAREYAEREAERRMQDNVRIQATGRLAKIEQQLDTLDSRLERRAYLEEKLAADQHEMGLYAELRTAFGRNGVPAMIIESAIPELEELSNDLLRRMTEGRMALRLITQKDKVTGGVAETLDIEIADELGTRSYETYSGGEAFRINFALRVALSKLLARRAGAQLRTLFIDEGFGTQDETGRARLVEAINTIQHEFELILVITHIDDLRDSFPVHIVVDKTSAGSRISIR; this is translated from the coding sequence GTGAAGCCAATTCGCCTAGAACTCAAGAACTTCCTGCCCTATCAAGTCCCCGACCCGCTGCGCTTCGACGGGATTCACCTCGCCTGCCTGACCGGCCCCAACGGCGCCGGCAAATCGTCGGTGCTGGACGCGATCACGTGGGTATTGTGGGGCACCGCGCGGTCCAAGCGCGACGACGAGCTGATTCATCAAGGTCAGACCGAGATGCACGTCCAGTTCGACTTCGAGCAGGACGACGTGCTGTACCGCGTCATCCGGAGGCGGTCCAAGAAGGGCAAGACCGGCAGCACCGAGCTCACGCTGCTGGCGATGAACGACGAGCAGTGGAACTTGATCAGCGAGCCGTCGATTCGCCAGACCGAGAAGAAGATCGTTGACATCCTGCACCTGAGCTACGACACGTTTGTGCATTCGGCGTTCTTGCAGCAGGGCCGGGCCGATGCCTTCACGACCCGCACGCCGGCCGAGCGCAAATCGATCCTCGGCGAAATCCTCGGGCTTGAGCAATGGCTGAAGTACGAGGCGGCGGCAAAGGAACGCTACAACGCGCTCGAACGCGAGGTCGACCTCAACCGCCGCGAGATCGAGTCGATCGAGATCGAACTTGCCCGGCGGCCCAGCCTCGAAGCGGACAAGGCGCTGGCAGAGGCCAGCGTACGCGAGGCGGAAGAAGCGCTGGCGCTGGCGCAGCAGCGGCTCGACGTGGTGCGCGATGCGCCGGACGCGCTGCGACGCGCACAGGCCGACCGCAAGGACCGCGTCGACCGCGAGCTCGACCTCAAACGGCAGCAGGACGAGGCCGAGCACGAGATGGCGCGGTGGGCTGGCGAGATCGACGAGTGCCTGCAGATCGTGGCCCGGCGCGCGGACATCGAGGGCGGCTACGACTCGCTGCAAAGCGCGCGCGAGGCCGACCGGTCGCTGCGCGACAAGCTGGACGCGCTCACCGACATCGATCGTAAGCGTGCGGACCTCAACAGCCAGCTCAACACGATCCGCGCCCGCCTCGACGCTGAGATCGAACGGCTGGAGCGCAGCATCGACGATCAGCAGGCTGTGATCGACGCCGACCCGTCCGCCGAACTCGAGTCGGTGCAGGCGGAGCTGCGCGCGCTCAACGAGGCCGAGGCCCGGCGGGCCGACATGCAGCGCGAGGAGACGCGCATCCGCGAGGAGATTGCAGAACACAAAGCGCGCCTTGAGACCGTTGGCCAAGAAGGCAAGGACATGGTCGAACGGCAGGCGAAACTCGAAGCGACCGATTCCGCAACGTGCCCTTTGTGCGGTCAGGAACTGACACCGGAACATCGCGCCGAGATGCTTGCCCAGCTCGAAGTCGATATTGTCGCGCATCGCGAGCGTTACCGTGCGAGCCGCGACCGTGCCAAGGAACTGGACGACCGGCTGAAGCAGCAGGAGCGCGAACTCAAACAGCTCACCGCGACGTTGGCCGGCATGGCCAAGCTGCAGGAACGCGCCGGCCACCTCTCCGCCAGCGCGGCGGCGGTCGCTCAGGCCGCGGGCCGGAAAGCCGAGGATGCGCAGCAGCTTGAGACACTGATCGCGCAGCGCGACACCGGCGACTATGGCTACGACGTGCGCGAGGCGCTTGCCGCCCTTGACGCCGAGGCCGCGGCGCTCGGCTACGACAAAGGCGAGCACGACGCTACTCGCCGCACGCTCGACGATTACATGCAGTACGAACGGCTGAAGGTGCGCCTCGAGTCGGCGCTGGAACAGCTTCCCAAGTTCGAGCAGTCGCGCGCCAACGCCGAGGCGCGCCGCGACCGTCTCGCGCTCAATCTGTCGACGCTGGCCGGTGAGATCGAGCAGATCGACATTCAGCTTGCCGGGTTGGAGGAGCGCGCCCGCGAATACGCCGAGCGCGAGGCCGAGCGCCGGATGCAGGACAATGTCCGCATTCAGGCGACCGGCCGGCTGGCCAAGATCGAGCAGCAGCTCGATACGCTGGACAGCCGGCTCGAACGGCGCGCGTATCTTGAGGAGAAGCTCGCGGCCGACCAGCACGAGATGGGCCTGTACGCGGAACTGCGTACGGCGTTCGGGCGCAACGGCGTGCCGGCCATGATCATCGAGTCGGCCATCCCCGAGCTTGAGGAACTTTCAAACGACCTACTGCGCCGGATGACCGAGGGCCGCATGGCGCTGCGCCTGATCACGCAGAAGGACAAGGTCACCGGCGGCGTGGCGGAGACGCTCGACATCGAGATCGCCGACGAGCTCGGGACGCGCAGCTACGAGACCTACAGCGGCGGCGAGGCGTTTCGCATCAACTTTGCGCTGCGCGTGGCGCTCAGCAAACTGCTGGCACGGCGGGCTGGGGCACAGCTTCGCACACTGTTCATCGACGAGGGCTTCGGCACGCAGGACGAAACCGGCCGCGCCCGTTTGGTCGAGGCGATCAACACCATTCAGCACGAGTTCGAGCTGATCCTTGTCATCACCCACATCGACGACCTGCGCGACAGTTTCCCCGTGCATATCGTGGTCGACAAGACGTCCGCCGGGAGCCGCATCAGCATCCGGTAG
- a CDS encoding PIN domain-containing protein yields the protein MATQNSLLIDTNILVAAAYPKDINHQQAIVFFEVYIDRDLVVPAPVLSELFHVLLVREGYATALGAVAHTVRTFEVVSTQRSDYIRAIQIMRQHLDAQLDLTDATVMALAERLNIAEIATFDRRDFSIVRPKHSDSFTLLP from the coding sequence ATGGCGACGCAAAACAGCCTGCTGATTGACACCAACATACTCGTTGCGGCGGCATATCCAAAAGACATCAACCATCAGCAGGCCATTGTCTTCTTCGAGGTCTACATTGATCGCGACCTTGTCGTACCTGCTCCCGTACTGAGCGAGTTGTTCCACGTCTTGCTCGTGCGGGAAGGTTATGCGACGGCGCTCGGTGCTGTCGCCCATACCGTTCGCACATTCGAAGTCGTGTCTACACAACGCAGTGACTACATCCGAGCGATCCAGATTATGCGTCAGCACCTCGACGCGCAGCTCGACCTCACCGACGCGACGGTGATGGCGCTGGCCGAACGGCTTAACATCGCGGAGATTGCCACGTTCGACCGGCGCGACTTCTCGATTGTTCGGCCTAAACACAGCGACAGCTTCACGTTGCTTCCGTGA
- the nagZ gene encoding beta-N-acetylhexosaminidase, whose translation MSIRRQVPVHSAWAALMALILAVLSAAPALGQSRVDALMASMTLEQKVAQMFLVGIYGPVLNEPNRRMLQDWQPGGAVLFVSNVGNPRAVTALINDWQQTVVDAGGTPMFIATDQEGGVIARLKDGFTTFPAMMLLTATGDVSLAVRTGEAMARELSAVGVNLNLAPVADLYTNLRNPVIGRRSFGSEPQRTGQMLAGLIRGMQAGGVMATAKHFPGHGDTEHDSHTSLPVVSYAVDELEAVEFAPFRWTVAAGVEAMMVAHIWYPALDPDGPLPASLSRNVVTGLLREEMGFTGLIMTDAIEMDAIDTTYSIPEASIRAIEAGVDLVAFGAHLSPNTQVEAIKATADAVRSGRLTEARIDESVRRILDAKARYGLLDWKPLTPESAELRVDAPSGAALVSEIFDAGTTIAYDQNGVLPLIGDRTVALVYPASRPSIRTECDVLPSDVVRWVGVAESPSNSDIARAVDASRRADLTVVFTLNAGSDRSQQALVNALPTDKTIAVALFSPFDWTAFPGVSAYVTTYSPLPESVPSACGVLFGRVDPRGSLPVALDGARDFVNGGAQIGEGVALALIPRRADMGLAAPVDPSGTTVAMLFPSDVPDESSAPVETLPPPTPTPTREPLTSGTRVANPVVASVPSSLTPEPQPEPTATKAVIAALPPLQASNAPADTPSTPSEPFTLPVLPLALMGGVGLAYGALYTLNARSNGRYRAGVPIERCPACGSTHLHVKAVRRRYVGVPVVRHRVTCEDCGSVLRESTPRRWVYTVSAHANQALHARFNGKLLDDKTLILLQRER comes from the coding sequence GTGTCGATACGGCGTCAGGTTCCGGTTCACTCGGCATGGGCGGCGCTGATGGCGCTGATCCTCGCCGTGCTGTCCGCTGCCCCGGCGCTGGGGCAGTCGCGCGTCGACGCGCTGATGGCGTCGATGACGCTGGAACAGAAGGTCGCCCAGATGTTCCTCGTCGGCATCTACGGCCCGGTGCTGAACGAACCGAACCGTCGCATGCTGCAAGACTGGCAGCCCGGCGGGGCGGTGCTGTTCGTCAGCAACGTCGGCAACCCGCGCGCGGTGACGGCGCTCATCAACGACTGGCAGCAAACGGTGGTCGATGCCGGCGGTACACCGATGTTCATCGCCACCGATCAGGAAGGTGGCGTGATCGCGCGCCTCAAAGACGGCTTTACGACCTTCCCGGCCATGATGCTGCTGACCGCCACCGGCGATGTCTCGCTGGCCGTGCGCACGGGCGAGGCGATGGCCCGTGAGCTGTCCGCCGTAGGTGTCAACCTCAATCTCGCACCGGTGGCCGACCTGTACACTAACTTGCGCAATCCGGTGATCGGCCGGCGCAGCTTCGGCAGCGAGCCGCAGCGCACCGGTCAAATGCTGGCTGGTCTGATCCGCGGCATGCAGGCCGGCGGCGTAATGGCGACCGCCAAACATTTTCCCGGCCACGGCGACACCGAGCACGATTCGCACACCTCGCTGCCGGTGGTCAGTTACGCCGTGGACGAGCTTGAAGCCGTCGAGTTCGCGCCGTTCCGTTGGACGGTCGCGGCCGGCGTCGAAGCGATGATGGTCGCGCATATCTGGTACCCGGCGCTCGATCCCGACGGCCCGCTGCCGGCGTCTCTGTCGCGCAACGTGGTGACCGGCCTGCTGCGCGAGGAGATGGGCTTCACCGGCCTGATTATGACCGACGCGATCGAGATGGATGCGATCGACACGACCTACAGCATCCCCGAAGCGTCGATCCGCGCCATTGAAGCGGGTGTCGACCTCGTCGCCTTCGGCGCGCACCTCAGCCCCAACACGCAGGTCGAGGCGATCAAGGCGACGGCCGACGCCGTGCGCTCGGGCCGCCTGACCGAGGCACGCATCGACGAGTCCGTGCGCCGGATTCTGGATGCCAAGGCGCGCTACGGCCTGCTCGACTGGAAGCCGCTGACCCCCGAGTCGGCCGAACTGCGCGTGGATGCGCCGTCGGGCGCGGCATTGGTCAGCGAGATATTTGACGCAGGGACAACCATTGCATACGACCAGAACGGCGTGCTGCCGCTGATCGGCGACCGCACCGTCGCGCTGGTCTACCCGGCATCGCGCCCGTCGATTCGCACCGAGTGCGACGTGCTGCCGTCGGATGTCGTGCGCTGGGTCGGGGTGGCCGAAAGCCCGTCCAACAGCGACATCGCGCGGGCCGTCGACGCCTCGCGCCGCGCCGACCTGACCGTAGTCTTTACCCTGAACGCCGGCTCGGACCGGTCGCAGCAGGCGCTTGTCAACGCGCTACCGACCGACAAGACGATCGCCGTCGCGCTGTTCTCGCCGTTCGACTGGACGGCCTTCCCCGGCGTGTCGGCATACGTCACGACCTATTCGCCGCTGCCGGAAAGCGTGCCGTCGGCATGCGGCGTGCTGTTCGGGCGGGTCGATCCGCGCGGCAGCCTCCCGGTGGCGCTGGACGGCGCGCGCGATTTCGTCAACGGCGGCGCGCAAATCGGCGAGGGCGTCGCGCTTGCGCTGATCCCACGCCGCGCCGACATGGGACTGGCCGCGCCGGTCGATCCAAGCGGCACGACGGTCGCCATGCTGTTCCCGTCCGATGTGCCGGACGAGAGCAGCGCGCCGGTGGAGACGCTTCCCCCGCCAACCCCCACACCGACCCGCGAGCCGCTCACCAGCGGGACACGCGTCGCCAACCCGGTCGTCGCTTCGGTGCCGTCCAGCCTGACGCCGGAACCGCAGCCCGAACCAACGGCCACCAAGGCCGTGATCGCCGCGCTGCCGCCGCTCCAAGCGTCGAACGCGCCGGCCGACACCCCGTCGACGCCGTCCGAGCCGTTTACGCTGCCGGTGCTTCCGTTGGCGTTGATGGGCGGCGTGGGTCTGGCCTACGGGGCGCTGTACACGCTCAATGCGCGCTCGAACGGGCGCTATCGGGCCGGTGTGCCGATCGAGCGGTGTCCGGCGTGCGGCTCAACGCATCTGCACGTCAAGGCGGTGCGGCGGCGCTATGTCGGCGTGCCGGTCGTGCGCCATCGTGTGACCTGTGAGGACTGCGGCTCCGTGCTGCGTGAATCGACGCCGCGCCGGTGGGTGTACACGGTCAGCGCGCATGCCAATCAGGCGCTGCACGCGCGCTTTAACGGCAAGCTGCTGGACGACAAGACGCTGATCCTGCTGCAGCGCGAGCGGTGA